In the Brassica napus cultivar Da-Ae chromosome A7, Da-Ae, whole genome shotgun sequence genome, one interval contains:
- the LOC106355008 gene encoding uncharacterized protein LOC106355008: MRHCKKVYQVSYHVRERFFEVENVFVTPKKGLRERAHPVWTNPKPVRCELCGRDKAAKPVIADRKSQINWLFLLLGKTLGYCTLEHLRNFCKHSKSPRTGAKDRVLYFTYMGLCKILEPNRELFNRDSSCL; encoded by the exons ATGAG ACACTGCAAGAAAGTGTATCAAGTGAGCTACCATGTGAGAGAGAGATTCTTTGAAGTCGAGAACGTTTTCGTCACGCCGAAGAAAGGTTTGAGAGAACGTGCTCATCCGGTTTGGACTAACCCAAAACCGGTTCGATGCGAGCTTTGTGGCCGTGATAAGGCGGCTAAGCCGGTTATTGCTGACCGGAAGAGTCAGATCAATTGGTTGTTTTTGCTTTTGGGAAAAACGTTGGGTTACTGTACGTTGGAGCACCTCAGGAATTTCTGTAAACACTCCAAGAGTCCCAGGACCGGAGCTAAAGATCGTGTGCTCTACTTCACGTATATGGGtctttgcaagatacttgagcCTAACCGTGAGCTCTTTAACCGTGACAGCTCTTGCCTCTAG